The nucleotide window TGCTTCGCGGCCAAGCCCACGCCGGCGGCCGCGGTGGCGTCCGAGCCGGGCCAGGACCAGGACGTGGACGACGAGGGGGGCGTCCTCGGCGCCGCCAACGGCGCGGACGCGACGCTGTCGACGCGGAAGAAGCGCCGGGCCCGGAAGGGCAAGAGGTCGGCCGCCGCGCAGCAgcaggaggcggaggaggaggaggccaggaggaaggccgaggaggaggcggcggccgccaagaagaagaaggcggaGGAGGAGAGCCGGGCGGCCTCGCTGGACCTGGACGAGGTCATGGCCGTGAGCCCCGTGGGGCTGGGCCGGCGCTCGCGGCAGCTGTTCGACGAGGTGTGGCGCAAGTTCTCGCGCCTGGGCCAGATGTCCAGCGCCTCCGCCACCGAGGCGCTCGCCGAGGCGGAGCAGGCCGTGCTCAGCCGCGGCGGGCCCATGTGCGAGTTCACCGTCCCCGGCGCCCAGGACACCACCGTCCTCGTCGTCGGCGCCACCAGCCGCATCGGCCGCATCGTCGTCCGCAAGCTCATGCTCCGAGGCTACAATGTCAAGGTACTCCTTCCCCCCCGCGCGCGCGCACTTCACTCTCTCCTCTTCCACTCTCTTTCATGTTCACCATCATGTTTGTTCACCACTAGGATAATCATACTGATTAGATACAACAAGTGGCAAACTGGCAACGGTGCTCATTGAGCTCATAACGTACTGATTTGTGGTAAACTAGGGAAATTCAGACATAAATTTACCATTGTGTAACAGGCTCTAGTTAGAAGGGACGACCCCGAGGTGATCGACATGCTTCCCAGGTCGGTGGACATCGCTGTTGGCGATGTTGGTGATCCTTTGGCTGTGCAATCGGCCGTGTCAGGTTGCAGCAAGATTATCTATTGCGCAACCGCGCGCTCAACCATTACCGGGGACCTCAACAGAGTTGATAACCAAGGGGTCAGGAATGTCAGCAAGGCTTTCCAGGTACTCTTTCTGACCTTAATAATTTTCTAATCTTAGAAGCCACCCTTGTCCATTCGAAAGTAGATGCTGTTTTAGGATAAATGTAGTCAAAGATCTGAATCTTTGATCGCTAGTACACACAAAACTGTTCAGATTTGTCACATGGAAATGATATTAGTAATTTTAGCATCAAAACTTCTTTAATATCATTACTATACCTCTTCTAATTTCACTAACTTATAATTAGAAAATGCTTTGTTCTCCAGGATTACTACAATGAGATGGCTCAGCTCAGGGCTGGTAAAAGCAGCAAGAGCAAACTTTTGATAGCAAAATTTAAATCTGCTAAGTCTCTGAAGGGTTGGGAGGTGAACCAGGGATCTTACTTCCCGAATGCCTATGCTTCTGGTTCTAGTTTTGATGAAGGTATCGATGCGTCCTTTGAATTTTCAGAAGGTGGCCAGGCCGTTTTTGCAGGTAACGCCCTATGCTGTGTAGGGCACTTCTTAGCAAATGTACTAATTTACCTAGATATATTGATTTTTCTTCCTAGGTCTTAGTTGTCTGATGAACATCCACTTATGTCAGGATTTGTTTTTACAAGAGGTGGATATGTCGAGATATCAAAGAGGCTATCTCTCCCTTTAGGTTCCACCCTAGACAGGTATTAAGATCTCTTACAATTTTCTTAACAGCTCCCAGATTGTTGAAATATCTTGACGCATCACAGTGAACTTGGTTACATATCAATTCTGTTATTCTTGGATAGGTATGATGGCTTGCTTCTTTCAGTGGGTGGAAatggaagatcatatgttgtTATTCTTGAGACTGGTCCACTGGCTGACACCTCACAGAGTAAGAAGTATTTTGCTCGGATGACTACAAAAGTAGGCTTTTGTAGGGTAAGTAGTGTGCAATAATTTAGCAGTAATAGGTGATTTTACTGCATGTTAGCAAGCGATGAGCGTACAATTTGATCCCAATTTTTTTATGTTTGTTTTCTGCAGGTAAGAGTACCTTTCTCGGCTTTCCGTCCAGTAAAACCAGAAGATCCTCCCCTAGACCCTTTTCTTGTGCATACCTTCACCATTAGGTTTGAACCAAAAAGGCAGGTCAGTACAACATGATGAATTATTTTCCATCATCAACAAATATTAACTGGCTGTTTATAGCATTAAATTGGCGTCTTAGCTACTGATGCATTGTGCAGAGACCTGGTGATGGAACCCAAGGTGCCACTGACCCCAGAAATTTTGAGCTGATACTGGAGTACATCAAAGCTTTACCTGTAAGTTGTTCCTATATTATTGAACTGCCATACTACGCGCATGTTTTTCCTCCTATGGATGAAAAGTCTCTTCGTGGCCAAAATTCTTGTATATTTGTTTCGCTTTTCTGCCTAATTGAAGTACAAACCCATTTGCGGTTTCACTAAAAAGATGATTATTTGACTGCCCCATGGCTTAGCTACTTCCTCTTTTCTTTGTAATTCTTGTTTCGCCGAATTTTTCCTCCCCATGACTTCATGTGTTATCATAACTGAACCGTCTTTTCTATCAGTTTATTGATAACCATATATCTTCTAATTCGTTGCAGACCGGTCAAGAAACAGACTTCATACTGGTCTCATGCACAGGTTCCGGAATTGAACCTAACAGAAGAGAACAAGTTCTCAAAGCAAAGAAGGTTCTATTTTTTTTGTAAACATTACGTATCTGTGCCTGTCTATTTCAAATGCTCATTAAATCATCAATGCCCTCCACGTTCTTCTAGGCTGGAGAGGATGCGCTGAGAAGGTCAGGCCTTGGATACACAATTGTACGGCCTGGTCCACTGCAGGTATGGCATACTAATACAACAGCTGAAATTCCACCCTATTTCCAACAACATAAATAAACAGTTTGTTAGATTGTACCATTGCAAGTAGGATTGCCAAAGCAGATGCTCGTTACTTTTGAAGTGTTAGGTGTGTTAAAATGGTTGCATCATGATCATTCGACCTTCTCTTTGCAGGAAGAACCTGGCGGTCAGCGTGCACTGATCTTTGATCAAGGAAACAGAATCTCTCAGGTGAAATATCATGGACCATAATTGCGTTCTTGAGTGCCATAATATTGATTCTTGAAGTTGTAATGTAGGCTATCAGCTGTGCGGATGTAGCAGATATCTGTGTCAAAGCATTGCATGATTCCACGGCGAGAAACAAAAGTTTTGATGTAAGACTTGTTTGTCCATATATTCTTCTATATGTTGATGCTTTTCAAACTGATGATTACAATCTAAATTAACTGTTTGCCATGAACCACTTTTAGGTATGCTACGAGTATGTTTCTGAGCAAGGGAATGAACTGTATGAACTTGTAAGTCATACTTGAAGCTGCAATCGAATGGATGGATCTCCTTGTTCCAGTCAAAAGTTACCTTCTTTCTGATCTTCATGTGTGTGTAAAACTGATTTTTGTTCTCTTTTGCAGGTGGCTCATTTGCCAGATAAGGCTAACAACTATCTTACACCGGCACTATCAGTTCTAGAGAAAAACACCTAATTCAGATTTGTGTCATATACGGGTCGTAATGTGTATACTCTTCCTCCTGTAAAGTTACATGTTTTCCTCATAGAAGCCTTATGGAATTCACACGACAAGCCCTTTTTTCTTGTAAAGATCATCGATGGGATCACTTCACAGAACAAATTCGGCCACTGTAATGGTATATTCTCTTGTTTCTACTCTTTCTCCTCTGAGAATGTAAGCTTGTAGAGTTTCAGCAAAACGAGGAAGAAACCAGACTCAAGTAGAAATAAAAGAATAGCCTTTGAAGCTGTTTGATGATGTGATTTGTGAAAGATCAGCTTGATTTATTGGGAAAAAATTTGAGCTATTTTTATCATTCACTTAGTAAAATCTTACCAATTACCATGGCATAAGTGTTAAGAGATTGTGGTCTATGTCTACCATGTCATTTCTATCGGTGCTTATAACCACAACAAATGCTCAGATCCCCCTGTTCTCTCCATTGAGCAACTCTAGATGAGTCCCAAGAACTTCTCCCCTACACCGTCATATAAGGGCTTTCTAAAGTCCTAAAAATATGATTTCCCTAAATTTCTTCGAACTCTTGTGAGAACTCTAATGTGTCATCCCGAATACCTCCACTTTATTTGACACAAACTGTTCATATGTGTTGGTCCCACGCATCATACATATAATAAGAAATACAGGGGATATCAAGGGAAACCAAGTATAAAAGGGGAAAGGGGCCCGTGATTGGGATGCCGATAATCAAAGATCACCTGGATCCCTATTGTGTGGGCCAAGGATGTTATCGGTTATCACTTGGAGATTCTCTTAGAAATGTAGAAATGTCAAAACGACACCCATGCATGCAAGAACAACTAGAAGATATATATAATATGTAACCTTAATTACATTGCTCATAGCAGTACATATCTCATATTTATACTAGATATGTAATCACCAAAATGTAATCAAGCAACAAGTAAGCCATCCACGGCATAGAGAGAATCCTCAACTGTTGCCAATGTGGTGAAGAGCTTCATATATTAACAATTAAGATTCTCATGTAGCTGCTACCTATGGATGTATGTCCAAGTGTTCTTAACACGGATAATAGAGAATTTTTTTTAAGATTCTCACTAGCTTCTTCACTTCCGCCACCAAACGCTCCATCAAAGAATTGGCAGGCAAAGAACTGGTCTTGCTAAGTCAAAGTGAGAGCAtgtaacaccccaaaaatttaaccatgatttattaattaaaattttgccttGGTAGATTAAATTTTTATTTTCTGGATTTCCTTTAATTCAGGACCACTCTTTTCTCCTGAATTGTGGAGTTTTCACCCCAAGTGAAAACTTCCCAAAAATATTGTTGGACTTGTATATCTTCCCAAGACCATTTTTTTTATCAGTGGAATTATTTTTATAATTATTTTTCCTGAGCTTTATTCCTTTAAAAATGGTTTTTCACAAGTTTTAGGGTtccatttgcactacaaccctttcAAATACATCTTTAAAATCCCCACCAAAATTTggggatgtcatgtgatgttcccacatcacttttatgcaaaaatctcttttagtcatttggaaattttgagccccaccccaagttttcaaatctggtccagtttgtaatttgcactacaacctatttaaatatttaTTTATAAATTCCACCCAAATTGGGAGATGTTAGTAGTAGTGtataattcaactttatgcaaaaacccattgGTGTTCTTTGAAAAATGTGAGCAAATCATCCTCTTTTGCTCTTTGGCCCAGTTTGGTATTctctactgcaaccctattttGTTTTGCTCTAGTGCCCATGAGATCTTTCCTGCTTATAGTCCACCCTACCAAACTCTTAAGTCCAGGATTTGGGAACCATTTGAAGATTTTTAGCACATGCAATAATGCCCTTATTTTCTGTCCAGATTtggttttctcaaaaacttgcactaaggagtttttgtttttgtcaaactaaccttgccaccctctttatcatctaaagagactatgatctggagtttttggccaccccaagagatgCCTAGATGACCATAGCATTCTATCGAACACCTTGAGTTCATGAACAGATTTGACATAGTTTTTAGTTTGCACGTTGGACGTGCCTGCTTTGCCTAACCAACATGTCCACTAATCTCCTAGCCACCACTAACCTAGACCTGTTAATCCCTAGCCTCATCCAAGCCTCCTGGCATGCCTTGGCATTTTGCCGAACACATggcgtgcgtgctctgggcgcggccagagcgcgcgttttgcacgtgcgtgCGCCCGAGTCGCCGCGTCCCGCTGCTGCCTCCCCGCGCCTGTTCTGATCCCTTCCCACTCACAGCCATCGCACCCCGACCCCTCCCTCATCGCAGAGCCGCCCTGGCCACCTCCTGACACCCCACATCGCCACCACCGCCGCTCCGCCAGCCTCTGCCATggacggcgccgcccgagccacaGCCATGCCCCAGCTCGCCCCTGAACAGCTCGAGCTCATCCAGTCGCTCCTCCAAGCCACCCCCTGCATCGCCACGTCGTCTACGGCCACAGTAGCAGCTCACCATCGATCTTATCCccggccgccgcggaaccgacctcgaCCACCTATAAAAGGAGCCCTCGAGTTCGTCCAGACCTTCAAGCAACCTCAGGCCATCCCTCTAGGGCCCCCACAGCCAGCAATCGACGGAGGGAGGCcttcttccccatctccggccaGTTCGGCCGCCGCCATGCTCCGGTGCCGTGCATCGCGAGCAGAACCTCCCCCGCCCATCCAGTGCCACCGTCCGACTCCCCTAGACCTTGCGGAGCCACCCCAACTCTCAAACCCGACCAGGAGCCACTGTAGGAAGAGACCCCGATCCAACCGAAGCCACCGTCCGCCGcagagctcgccgccggcgaccccCTTTGTCCCCACGACCCTCTCGACCACTTGAGGATCGCCCTGGactggcggatccatccctgccCTCGGAATCCCGTGGGGAGCCGCCGTTCGTCGACGGCGATCGCTGGAGCCCCGCCACCGCTCGGCCAGAGGAGAAGGAGgcgcgggcgactggtcaaacctgaccagtgggcccaaggGACCCACTGTCAATGACCTAGCGACGACCCGCGCTGGTTTAAGTGGAAGCGTATTCCACCAAATACGCCTTCGCTAGAGGAAAACGTAAGTGCTGCCGAACCATTTTCTTTTTCTGATTTTTATTAAAAACATattttgactaaactttgactggctataactttttaaatacaagtccaattgatttgattctttttctgttgtttctcaaattttgtctagtttattttcatatttatttgaaaattttccaaacaacttttttgtactgttttgaaACTATGTGTTAATTTGAAATTTTCTTAAATAGGATTTTTGGAGGGAGAAGGCAACTTTCAAAAAGTGCACCCCGGCTTGCATACTCTTGAAgccaagcattctgaaccctagAATAATATTGTTGTGTGTTGTTTGATGCGGTTACAACACCACCTTGACACGGAGTATTTGTTATTTTATGTGATGACATGATCATACTCATGAGTGCATATTGATGATTCCGTGTTGTTGGAATTTGATATGTTTGTGATAGTAATCACCCTCGTATGCCTTTCATGCCTACCggaaggaatccgggaaagcctctgtcttgggtagacacgagcttgtctcAAGTTCTTCGTCGAGACGGTTGTGTCCGGTAAGGCATggtgaggtatgatgagtggtgattctgtctgattggtgtgaaatatatttcttatgctaatcatgcaggaaatgctttaacctcctgagtcgaccatagatcgagtcttgttccagtaacccccatacttgtttcgtactaccacttgtccctgccataggcagggtacggttcagtaagttgtcaaccccttcctagcacacacagtatagagaggccatggtggaagataccggctgcatccggtaggcatgccacctggtccgggggcatgggtgtttccggttggagccgagggggtagctcccctagtttgagcgcgttataaattttgtgatcccatgctagtcgaggttgtagcctccccacttagagttttgcttaacgggtgtcgtgggtgattccagacaccggtaagttaggctggtgtatgcggtcaggtgtgttttcaattaaaagaccgtagacggaattagtcccgatgggctaaaggaatccgttactcgtgggtaaagagtacaccctctgtaGAGACTatatctattcaaatagccgtgtccatggttaaggactacagtctgggatgggtcaagtgtcggtcttagtgtcggtcttcggaggaaaaaACTGCTAAACCAGAACATGGATCATGACTTGTGACTCATGATGACTATgattattatggactaaccatttacattatttgaattattgagtatccctgggacggttctacctcctggatgtTCACTGTGATTACtctcatataagccctttatgtgatgtcgcggagacgcccgactgtggcatgcatgttattcagttactttataagccctttatgtggtgtcgcggagacgcccgactgtggcaggctagttattcatttactttataagccctttatgtggtgtcgcggagacgcccgactgtggcatgctggttattcatttactttataagccctttatgtggtgtcgcggagacgcccgactgtggtaTGCTTGTTATTCAtctactttataagccctttatgtggtgttgcatagacgcccgactgtggcatgtttgctACTTATTtcctttataagccctttatgtgacgtcgctcagacgcccgactgaggcatgctttatattattatcctttcgaggcgtcgctcaGACACCCGATCGATGCATTCTATTTCTACTCCCTTATCGCATATTCATGTTGTATATGAATAACCTGCTTGCGTGCATCATGGATTTTTATTTTGTGACTGACgttgtgatcatagaatatttcagagcatgattatcatttgttatattatacctatgttcataatgtttgcgagtacattcaaaatactcactggcttgtccctggctattgtcttggccagatttcttgcatggagaggagcgttgcaATGACAGCaccggaacctacgcaatggtgatagcagcctcgcgaagataggagttatcctagtcagctgttcctgtgggaaatggagtcccatagacactgatgaaccacaaaccgcttccgccatcagcCACTAGAAACCTtgtgttgtactcataggccagaatggtcttgtactacatattttgtattttgcttggaatttcggtatcaagttggtgcctcattaGCTAATAGTAATCCTGCGGATGGTGAGCACAAGGACCATTGACCGGGGAATTTATATCCTGGAAAACCGGTGCTGACAACCTatgtatcagagccaggctgacaattggctaatcctatcttggTCAGGTCAATAAACCTAGGTTGACCAACCCACCAGACCTTAACCTAACCCCGACCAAGCTTCTAATGtaagatagccacacagtgaccccaacaccttttggcagtcggtgcctaACCTATCAGCCTAGCCTGTCAATCACGCGCCAGTGACCGACACCTAATTGTCTCTTTCACAAGCGTGCGgaggaagactccgtcccctttttctataaaaaggGCACGCTAGCCTCAACCCAGCACAGCACAACCTCTACGCCAAAACCAAGCCAAGATGCCTGGCCCCATTgtgcacaatgagaccacagcaaccaaccttagaggttttgtgaccgtgctagcaaacctcacccgccgtgcctttgcattagaagagcccctagaatatgttgtgt belongs to Triticum urartu cultivar G1812 chromosome 7, Tu2.1, whole genome shotgun sequence and includes:
- the LOC125519126 gene encoding protein HIGH CHLOROPHYLL FLUORESCENCE PHENOTYPE 173, chloroplastic, with product MRTTSVSAPWAPPVLARNRSHKWRPGRERHSGRCLPCPALSACAAREWSRNIPPSPAAMVAAVSPPGAAGAATIIASFHGTHCASPSRAAAPRPRYHGSACCFAAKPTPAAAVASEPGQDQDVDDEGGVLGAANGADATLSTRKKRRARKGKRSAAAQQQEAEEEEARRKAEEEAAAAKKKKAEEESRAASLDLDEVMAVSPVGLGRRSRQLFDEVWRKFSRLGQMSSASATEALAEAEQAVLSRGGPMCEFTVPGAQDTTVLVVGATSRIGRIVVRKLMLRGYNVKALVRRDDPEVIDMLPRSVDIAVGDVGDPLAVQSAVSGCSKIIYCATARSTITGDLNRVDNQGVRNVSKAFQDYYNEMAQLRAGKSSKSKLLIAKFKSAKSLKGWEVNQGSYFPNAYASGSSFDEGIDASFEFSEGGQAVFAGFVFTRGGYVEISKRLSLPLGSTLDRYDGLLLSVGGNGRSYVVILETGPLADTSQSKKYFARMTTKVGFCRVRVPFSAFRPVKPEDPPLDPFLVHTFTIRFEPKRQRPGDGTQGATDPRNFELILEYIKALPTGQETDFILVSCTGSGIEPNRREQVLKAKKAGEDALRRSGLGYTIVRPGPLQEEPGGQRALIFDQGNRISQAISCADVADICVKALHDSTARNKSFDVCYEYVSEQGNELYELVAHLPDKANNYLTPALSVLEKNT